The following proteins are encoded in a genomic region of Mycolicibacterium rutilum:
- a CDS encoding ABC1 kinase family protein, producing the protein MSATRKTQHRDIARLDRVPLPVEAARVGATGWQVTRTGARVLGNITGRGSLQQKILKQIPQTFADLGPTYVKFGQIIASSPGAFGEQLSKEFRGLLDRVPPADANEVHKLFVEELGDEPTKLFKSFDEKPFASASIAQVHYATLHSGEEVVVKIQRPGIRRRVAADLQILKRGARLVEFAKLGQRLSAQDVVADFADNLAEELDFRLEAQSMDAWVSHMHASPLGKNIRVPQVYWDLTSEKVLTMERIQGTRIDDAKAIRQKGFDGTELVKALLFSVFEGGLRHGLFHGDLHAGNLYVDDDGKIVFFDFGIMGRIDPRTRWLLRELVYALLVKKDHAAAGKIVVLMGAVGTMKPEAEAAKDLEKFATPLTMSTLGDMSYAEIGKQLSALAEAYDVKLPRELVLIGKQFLYVERYMKLLAPKWQMMSDPQLTGYFANFMVEVSREHKDELEV; encoded by the coding sequence ATGAGTGCCACGCGAAAGACGCAGCACCGCGACATCGCCAGGCTGGACCGGGTCCCGCTTCCGGTCGAGGCCGCGCGCGTCGGCGCGACGGGATGGCAGGTCACCCGCACCGGCGCGCGGGTCCTCGGCAACATCACCGGCCGCGGTTCGCTGCAGCAGAAGATCCTCAAGCAGATCCCCCAGACCTTCGCCGACCTGGGCCCGACGTACGTCAAGTTCGGCCAGATCATCGCGTCGAGCCCCGGCGCGTTCGGCGAGCAGCTGTCCAAGGAGTTCCGCGGCCTGCTCGACCGGGTACCGCCGGCCGACGCCAACGAGGTGCACAAGCTGTTCGTCGAGGAACTCGGCGACGAGCCCACCAAGCTGTTCAAGAGCTTCGACGAAAAGCCGTTCGCGTCCGCCTCGATCGCGCAGGTGCACTACGCGACGCTGCACAGCGGCGAGGAGGTCGTCGTCAAGATCCAGCGGCCCGGCATCCGCCGACGGGTCGCCGCCGACCTGCAGATCCTCAAGCGCGGCGCGCGGCTGGTCGAATTCGCCAAGCTGGGCCAGCGCCTCTCCGCACAGGACGTCGTCGCCGACTTCGCCGACAACCTCGCCGAGGAACTCGACTTCCGCCTCGAGGCGCAGTCGATGGACGCCTGGGTGTCGCACATGCACGCCTCGCCGCTGGGCAAGAACATCCGCGTGCCGCAGGTCTACTGGGACCTCACCAGCGAAAAAGTCCTGACCATGGAACGCATCCAGGGCACCCGCATCGACGACGCGAAAGCCATCCGGCAGAAGGGCTTCGACGGCACCGAACTCGTCAAGGCCCTGCTGTTCAGCGTCTTCGAGGGCGGGCTACGCCACGGCCTGTTCCACGGCGACCTGCACGCCGGCAACCTCTACGTCGACGACGACGGCAAGATCGTGTTCTTCGACTTCGGCATCATGGGCCGCATCGACCCGCGCACCCGCTGGCTGCTACGCGAACTGGTCTACGCGCTGCTGGTCAAGAAGGACCACGCCGCCGCGGGCAAGATCGTCGTGCTGATGGGCGCCGTCGGCACCATGAAGCCCGAAGCCGAGGCCGCCAAGGACCTGGAGAAGTTCGCGACGCCGCTGACCATGTCGACGCTGGGCGACATGAGCTACGCCGAGATCGGCAAGCAACTGTCGGCGCTCGCCGAGGCCTACGACGTCAAGCTCCCGCGTGAGCTTGTTCTCATCGGAAAACAGTTCCTCTACGTCGAGCGTTATATGAAGTTGTTGGCGCCCAAGTGGCAGATGATGTCCGACCCGCAGCTGACCGGGTACTTCGCCAACTTCATGGTCGAGGTCAGCCGAGAGCACAAGGACGAACTGGAGGTCTGA
- a CDS encoding alpha/beta fold hydrolase, producing MEVREGKARSRDLQIHYEDMGNPDDPAVLLIMGLGAQLVYWRDGFCQQLIDQGYRVIRFDNRDVGLSSHLDGQRTKGSQLGNMLRSLLGIKSPAVYTLEDMADDAAALLDHLNIGKAHIVGGSMGGMIAQVFAARHAHRTRTLGVIFSSNNRALLPPPGPRQLLAVVTGPSPDSPREVIIENSIRVSKLIGSPGYPVDDETLRADAVAFYERSYYPQGIARQFNAITGSGSLLHYDKQITAPTVVIHGKADKLMRPAGGISIAKAIPNARLVLFDGMGHELPESLWDDVVGELKSNFAARA from the coding sequence GTGGAGGTCCGGGAAGGTAAAGCCCGATCGAGGGATCTGCAGATCCACTACGAGGACATGGGCAATCCCGACGATCCCGCCGTCCTGCTGATCATGGGCCTGGGCGCCCAGCTGGTCTACTGGCGCGACGGCTTCTGCCAGCAGCTGATCGACCAGGGCTACCGGGTGATCCGCTTCGACAACCGCGACGTCGGACTGTCCAGCCACCTCGACGGTCAGCGCACCAAGGGCTCCCAGCTCGGCAACATGCTCCGCTCGCTGCTCGGCATCAAGAGCCCGGCGGTCTACACGCTCGAAGACATGGCCGACGACGCCGCCGCGCTGCTCGACCACCTCAACATCGGCAAGGCGCACATCGTCGGCGGGTCGATGGGTGGCATGATCGCGCAGGTCTTCGCGGCCCGGCACGCGCACCGCACCCGCACGCTCGGCGTGATCTTCTCGTCGAACAACCGCGCGCTGCTGCCCCCGCCGGGTCCGCGCCAGCTGCTCGCGGTGGTCACCGGTCCGTCGCCGGACTCGCCACGCGAGGTGATCATCGAGAACTCGATCCGGGTCAGCAAGCTCATCGGCAGCCCGGGCTACCCCGTCGACGACGAGACGCTGCGCGCGGACGCCGTCGCGTTCTACGAGCGCTCCTACTACCCGCAGGGCATCGCGCGGCAGTTCAACGCGATCACCGGCAGCGGCAGCCTGCTGCACTACGACAAGCAGATCACCGCGCCGACGGTCGTGATCCACGGCAAGGCCGACAAGCTGATGCGCCCGGCGGGCGGCATATCGATTGCCAAAGCTATCCCCAACGCACGATTGGTGCTGTTCGACGGCATGGGCCACGAGCTGCCCGAATCGCTGTGGGACGACGTCGTCGGCGAGTTGAAGAGCAACTTCGCCGCCAGGGCCTGA
- a CDS encoding cyclopropane mycolic acid synthase family methyltransferase codes for MAVGRKLKPHFKDVQAHYDLSDDFFRLWLDPSQTYSCAYFERDDMTLEQAQQAKVDLALGKLGLQPGMTLLDVGCGWGSTILRALEKYDVNVIGLTLSENQLAHVERKFAEHDSPRTKRVLLQGWEQFDEPVDRIVSIGAFEHFGKDRWDDFFAMAYRVLPDDGTMLLHTITALTLPQMAERGMPLTFSVARFVKFILTEIFPGGYLPTIELVGEHAAQAGFELTRTQSLQPHYARTLDCWAEALEAHKDEAIAVQSEEVYDRYMHYLTGCAKGFRVGYIDVNQFTLQK; via the coding sequence ATGGCTGTTGGCCGCAAATTGAAGCCGCATTTCAAGGACGTACAGGCCCACTACGACCTGTCCGACGACTTCTTCCGGCTCTGGCTCGACCCGTCGCAGACCTACAGCTGCGCCTACTTCGAGCGCGACGACATGACCCTCGAGCAGGCGCAGCAAGCCAAGGTCGACCTGGCGCTGGGCAAGCTGGGCCTGCAGCCGGGCATGACGCTGCTCGACGTCGGCTGCGGCTGGGGCTCGACGATACTGCGGGCGCTCGAGAAGTACGACGTCAACGTCATCGGCCTGACGCTCAGCGAGAACCAGTTGGCGCATGTGGAACGCAAGTTCGCCGAGCACGACAGCCCGCGCACCAAACGGGTCCTGCTGCAGGGTTGGGAGCAGTTCGACGAACCGGTCGACCGGATCGTGTCGATCGGCGCGTTCGAGCACTTCGGCAAGGACCGCTGGGACGACTTCTTCGCGATGGCCTACCGCGTGCTGCCCGACGACGGCACCATGCTGCTGCACACCATCACCGCGCTGACGCTGCCGCAGATGGCCGAGCGCGGGATGCCGCTGACGTTCTCGGTGGCCCGGTTCGTCAAGTTCATCCTCACCGAGATCTTCCCCGGCGGATATCTGCCGACGATCGAACTGGTCGGCGAGCACGCCGCGCAGGCCGGCTTCGAGCTGACCCGGACGCAGTCGCTGCAGCCGCATTACGCGCGCACCCTCGACTGCTGGGCCGAGGCGCTGGAAGCGCACAAGGACGAGGCCATCGCGGTGCAGTCCGAAGAGGTCTACGACCGCTACATGCATTACCTGACCGGCTGCGCGAAGGGTTTCCGCGTCGGCTACATTGACGTCAACCAGTTCACGCTGCAGAAATAG
- a CDS encoding cyclopropane mycolic acid synthase family methyltransferase — MSDNSTGTKDMRPHFEDIQAHYDLSDDFFGVFQDPTRKYSCAFFTGPDVTLSEAQIANVDQHLDKLDLKPGMTLLEVGCGWGLTLQRAMEKYDVNVIGLTLSKNQQAYCNQLLGKIDTQRTFDVRLEGWEQFHSPVDRIVSIEAFEHFGFERYDDFFKTCYDILPEDGRMTIQSSVGYHPYDLAERGKKLTFELARFIKFMITEIFPGGRLPTTQMMVEHGQKAGFQVPETMSLRNHYIKTLGIWADRLEANKDVAIAATDEQTYKNYMRYLKGCQYYFIDESIDVSLVTYLKSSAAA, encoded by the coding sequence ATGTCTGACAACTCAACCGGCACGAAGGACATGCGGCCGCACTTCGAGGACATCCAGGCGCATTACGACCTCTCCGACGACTTCTTCGGCGTGTTCCAGGACCCGACGCGCAAGTACAGCTGCGCGTTCTTCACCGGCCCCGACGTCACGCTGTCGGAGGCGCAGATCGCCAATGTCGACCAGCACCTCGACAAGCTCGACCTCAAGCCGGGGATGACGCTGCTCGAGGTGGGCTGCGGTTGGGGTCTGACGCTGCAGCGGGCGATGGAGAAGTACGACGTGAACGTCATTGGCCTGACGCTGAGCAAGAACCAGCAGGCCTACTGCAACCAGCTGCTGGGCAAGATCGACACGCAGCGCACGTTCGACGTCCGGCTGGAGGGCTGGGAGCAGTTCCACTCCCCCGTCGACCGCATCGTGTCGATCGAGGCGTTCGAGCACTTCGGTTTCGAGCGCTACGACGACTTCTTCAAGACCTGCTACGACATCCTGCCCGAGGACGGCCGGATGACGATCCAGAGCAGCGTGGGCTATCACCCCTACGACCTGGCCGAGCGCGGCAAGAAGCTGACGTTCGAGCTGGCCCGCTTCATCAAGTTCATGATCACCGAGATCTTCCCCGGCGGCCGGCTGCCGACCACGCAGATGATGGTCGAGCACGGCCAGAAGGCCGGCTTCCAGGTGCCGGAGACCATGTCGCTGCGCAACCACTACATCAAGACGCTGGGCATCTGGGCCGATCGCCTGGAGGCCAACAAGGACGTCGCGATCGCGGCCACCGACGAGCAGACCTACAAGAACTACATGCGCTACCTCAAGGGCTGCCAGTACTACTTCATCGACGAGAGCATCGACGTCAGCCTGGTGACGTACCTGAAGTCCTCGGCCGCGGCCTGA
- a CDS encoding cyclopropane mycolic acid synthase family methyltransferase → MGDAVVSARMRKNFENIHAHYDLSDEFFGLFQDPSRIYSCAYFEPAELSLEQAQYAKVDLHLDRLAPEPGMTVLDIGCGWGATLKRAVERHDVNVVGLTLSRNQHAASTALLDAVDTDRSRRVLLTGWEDFDEPVDRILSIEAFEHFGFERYDEFFAKCYDILPAGGRMTIQTSISYHPEEFRARGIPLSIDVLKFIKFMITEIFPGARLPSTQMLWTHAERAGFTVDEVVSLREHYVKTLTLWGDALEANRDAAVAIQSQTVYDRYMKYLRGCAQKFADEYIDVLLVTYAKD, encoded by the coding sequence ATGGGGGACGCGGTCGTCTCGGCGCGGATGCGCAAGAACTTCGAGAACATCCACGCCCACTACGATCTGTCCGACGAGTTCTTCGGGCTGTTCCAGGATCCGAGCCGGATCTACAGCTGCGCGTACTTCGAGCCTGCCGAGCTGAGCCTCGAGCAGGCGCAGTACGCCAAGGTCGATCTGCATCTGGACCGCCTCGCGCCCGAACCCGGGATGACGGTGCTCGACATCGGATGTGGTTGGGGCGCAACGCTCAAGCGCGCCGTCGAGCGCCACGACGTCAACGTCGTCGGCCTGACGCTGAGCCGCAACCAGCACGCCGCGAGCACCGCGCTGCTCGACGCCGTGGACACCGACCGCAGCCGGCGGGTGCTGCTGACCGGTTGGGAGGATTTCGACGAACCCGTCGACCGGATCCTGTCGATCGAGGCGTTCGAGCACTTTGGCTTCGAGCGCTACGACGAGTTCTTCGCCAAGTGCTACGACATCCTGCCCGCCGGCGGGCGCATGACGATCCAGACCAGCATCAGCTACCACCCGGAGGAGTTCCGGGCGCGCGGGATTCCGCTGTCGATCGACGTGCTGAAGTTCATCAAGTTCATGATCACCGAGATCTTCCCGGGCGCGCGGCTGCCGTCGACGCAGATGCTGTGGACGCACGCCGAGCGGGCCGGCTTCACCGTCGACGAGGTGGTGTCGCTGCGCGAGCACTACGTCAAGACGTTGACGCTGTGGGGCGACGCGCTCGAGGCCAACCGGGACGCGGCCGTGGCGATCCAGTCGCAGACCGTCTACGACCGCTACATGAAGTACCTGCGCGGCTGCGCCCAGAAGTTCGCCGACGAATACATCGACGTCCTGCTGGTCACCTACGCGAAGGACTGA
- a CDS encoding PE-PPE domain-containing protein yields the protein MRKAGRLIVLFFVSLLSTALLGVVTALMSAVSLAATALIVPGTGTPDANVVKDFKENAQTRYLAPFSNCDDATCTLDGIDYPASFFPLVIFPGWCDPGRCETWNTSVGTGVENLYTALDTMEDPDGFTVFGYSQGGAVVSNTLRRIAKEDPSLFDKISSVVMIGNAYNPDGGLFTRLGFLPTIPFLDITFGPATPTNTGVEMTTIGFEYDPVMYAPLYWGNPLALFNAFAAFDNVHGYYLTPNGKGPDDPMAYGYTNQELADILATGCPGAYCRVDEFDNKYYMIPAKSLPMMNLIMGAVPEPLRPFVKPIVDLTSPVAKVLIDLAYDWSGDPGKTRWLSILPFSPTTNWLKVSVDLAVAVVQGISDAINGGATITVPADEVETLAATSQRSARSTEITGSDPKPNLTLVDNETQRDEPEETDGAKETDGTEDDADENEGTDEEIGTDDVVNEEEGVKDDEQPTDAVEGDDETVTTDDGQDAGDTNDAGEDADKDADKDADKGADNTAAKADKNDKDADKAAA from the coding sequence ATGCGTAAAGCGGGTCGCTTAATCGTGCTTTTCTTCGTCAGCCTGCTGAGCACCGCGCTGCTCGGCGTCGTCACGGCGCTGATGTCGGCGGTCAGCCTGGCGGCCACCGCGCTGATCGTGCCCGGCACCGGAACGCCGGACGCCAACGTCGTCAAAGACTTCAAGGAGAACGCGCAAACCCGGTACCTCGCGCCGTTTTCCAACTGCGACGACGCTACCTGCACACTCGACGGAATCGACTATCCCGCATCGTTTTTCCCGCTGGTGATCTTTCCCGGCTGGTGCGATCCGGGCCGCTGCGAGACCTGGAACACCTCGGTCGGCACCGGCGTCGAAAACCTCTACACCGCGCTGGACACCATGGAGGACCCCGACGGCTTCACCGTCTTCGGGTACTCGCAGGGCGGCGCCGTCGTCTCGAACACCTTGCGGCGCATCGCGAAGGAGGATCCAAGTCTGTTCGACAAGATCTCGTCGGTCGTGATGATCGGCAACGCCTACAACCCCGACGGCGGGCTGTTCACCCGCCTGGGCTTCCTGCCGACGATCCCGTTCCTGGACATCACGTTCGGGCCGGCGACGCCGACCAACACCGGCGTCGAGATGACCACGATCGGCTTCGAGTACGACCCGGTCATGTACGCGCCGCTGTACTGGGGCAACCCGCTCGCGCTGTTCAACGCGTTCGCGGCGTTCGACAACGTGCACGGCTACTACCTGACCCCCAACGGCAAGGGCCCCGACGACCCGATGGCCTACGGGTACACGAACCAGGAGTTGGCGGACATCCTCGCCACCGGCTGCCCGGGCGCGTACTGCCGCGTCGACGAATTCGACAACAAGTACTACATGATCCCGGCCAAGAGCCTGCCGATGATGAACCTCATCATGGGTGCGGTGCCCGAACCGCTACGGCCCTTCGTGAAGCCGATCGTCGACCTCACCAGCCCGGTGGCCAAGGTGCTCATCGACCTGGCCTACGACTGGAGCGGTGACCCCGGCAAGACCCGCTGGCTGTCGATCCTGCCGTTCAGCCCGACGACCAACTGGCTGAAAGTGAGCGTGGACCTGGCCGTCGCCGTCGTGCAAGGCATCTCGGATGCGATCAACGGCGGCGCGACGATTACCGTCCCGGCCGATGAGGTGGAGACGCTGGCCGCGACGTCGCAACGCTCCGCCCGGTCCACCGAGATCACCGGGTCGGACCCGAAGCCGAATCTGACCCTGGTGGACAACGAGACTCAGCGCGATGAGCCCGAAGAAACCGACGGCGCCAAGGAAACCGACGGCACTGAGGACGACGCCGACGAGAACGAGGGCACCGACGAGGAGATCGGGACGGACGACGTCGTCAACGAGGAAGAAGGCGTCAAGGACGACGAGCAGCCGACCGACGCCGTGGAGGGCGACGACGAAACCGTCACCACCGACGACGGCCAGGACGCCGGCGATACCAACGACGCCGGCGAGGACGCGGACAAGGACGCCGATAAGGACGCTGACAAGGGCGCCGACAACACCGCCGCCAAGGCCGACAAGAACGACAAGGACGCCGACAAGGCAGCCGCCTGA
- a CDS encoding endonuclease/exonuclease/phosphatase family protein, whose amino-acid sequence MMRRLWTAAGAVALAVAAVAFAVRFVPLVNLPLLVIAAAAPYLMLGAPAAAIVFAALRRWFVALLAVGLTAAVVATQLPGYVADEAPPGVTVRFASVNLRYGDADADSVVRLATDSVDVLAVQELTPQEAQRLSGLDADFPYRVLEPRDGPAGVGIWSRYPLSGGTLYDEFWLGLLTARVTVPGTGVETTVVTTHMSAPWPDPFEGWREDMAGLAATLQQIAADSPGPVLVAGDLNSTPDMREFRALLRDGYRDAAEQAGAGLTRTHPADIAVPPVFALDHILTRDATATSVRTVSIPGSDHRALVADIVLPR is encoded by the coding sequence ATGATGCGGCGATTGTGGACGGCAGCCGGCGCGGTGGCGCTGGCGGTCGCGGCCGTCGCGTTCGCGGTGCGCTTCGTACCGCTCGTCAACCTCCCGCTGCTCGTGATCGCGGCGGCGGCGCCCTACCTGATGCTTGGCGCGCCGGCGGCCGCGATCGTGTTCGCGGCGCTGCGGCGCTGGTTCGTGGCGCTGCTGGCGGTCGGGCTCACCGCGGCCGTCGTCGCCACCCAGCTACCGGGCTATGTCGCCGACGAGGCACCGCCCGGCGTGACGGTGCGGTTCGCGTCGGTGAACCTGCGCTACGGCGACGCCGACGCCGATTCCGTCGTGCGCCTCGCCACGGACAGCGTCGACGTGCTGGCGGTGCAGGAACTCACGCCGCAGGAAGCGCAGCGCCTCAGCGGACTCGACGCCGACTTTCCGTATCGGGTGTTGGAGCCGCGCGACGGGCCGGCCGGGGTCGGGATCTGGAGCCGGTATCCGCTCAGCGGCGGCACGCTGTACGACGAGTTCTGGCTCGGCCTGCTCACCGCGCGCGTCACGGTGCCGGGCACCGGGGTGGAGACGACGGTCGTCACGACGCACATGTCGGCGCCGTGGCCCGACCCGTTCGAGGGTTGGCGCGAGGACATGGCGGGATTGGCGGCGACGCTGCAGCAGATCGCCGCCGACTCCCCCGGCCCTGTGCTGGTGGCCGGCGACCTGAACAGCACACCGGACATGCGCGAGTTCCGCGCGCTGCTGCGCGACGGCTACCGCGACGCCGCCGAGCAGGCCGGCGCCGGACTGACCCGTACCCACCCCGCCGACATCGCGGTGCCGCCGGTGTTCGCCCTCGACCACATCCTCACCCGCGACGCGACCGCGACGTCTGTGCGGACCGTGTCGATCCCCGGCTCGGATCACCGCGCGCTGGTGGCCGACATCGTGCTGCCAAGGTGA
- a CDS encoding helix-turn-helix transcriptional regulator: MAVGVIERPAEFRAVTEFLLSAERSPSALVIEGDAGVGKTTLWLAGMAEAEERGFRVLSARAAQAETALAYATVADFLGDVDPDVLAGLPEVQRLAVDRVLLRAEGGGPSTDQGVVAAAFTTALQRLSDERPLLLALDDVQWLDPSSHAVIAFAARRLTGRVGLLLTERSEHEGEGAWQWLKLGEEAEVGRVYVGPLSLGGLHALVSARLGRSFPRPTMVRIADISGGNPFYALELARAIETGASQSVLPATLAELMRQRIGRLESETQVLLLAAAAAATPTVDLLARVTRNTPERTLELLAEATEKGIVSIDGDSVAFAHPLLARSVYTDATRGARRAMHRALAEEVSSPESRARHMALAASSADPSTLEALDEAAATAWARGAPAAAAELLELAIGLGGDTPVRRIDAADQYLHAGDLPRAEKLLEGLTDRVPRGVHRAMALNLLASMRIHNNSFSQAVVMLEQALKHDEGDREVRVRTLLLLSYAQLNEGDFGRALQNVERAAAYAEDVGHHDLTSQVLAVRATIACMCGRGIDWASIQRALALQDTHSQAPIAFRPKANNALLLAWAGRLEEASQQMAVVRNRCIERGAETDLIFVAVFTALIEIWRGRYEEAARIAAETVERSQQLGGEHMRIIAKVIQSLVASYTGREAATRSAAREAMELAAGCGSPRLADWAAVSVGFLEVSLGNHERALQTLQPLIERFPYIPGTEIITVEYVPDAVEAMIALGRVDEAVPMIETLETNGRMVDRAWMLAVGARGRSLWLAARGDVPAAVSMAEKALTHHEWLPMPFERARTLLLLGQLQRRQRQKDTARATLNEALAVFEQLGTPLWAERARAELARLSTAPSGNLGLTASEQRVAELVATGMTTKDVAAALFISPKTVETNLSRIYRKLGIKSRAELGRIFGDEG; this comes from the coding sequence ATGGCCGTTGGGGTAATCGAGCGTCCGGCCGAATTTCGGGCGGTGACAGAGTTTCTGCTGTCCGCCGAACGCTCCCCGTCGGCACTCGTCATCGAAGGTGATGCCGGCGTCGGCAAGACGACGCTGTGGCTCGCGGGCATGGCCGAAGCCGAGGAACGCGGCTTTCGCGTCCTGTCCGCGCGGGCCGCCCAGGCGGAGACCGCGCTGGCCTATGCGACCGTCGCCGACTTCCTCGGCGACGTCGACCCCGACGTCCTCGCGGGCCTGCCCGAGGTGCAGCGCCTCGCCGTCGACCGGGTGCTGCTGCGCGCCGAGGGCGGCGGTCCGTCGACGGATCAGGGTGTGGTCGCGGCGGCCTTCACTACAGCGCTGCAACGACTCAGCGACGAGCGGCCACTGCTGCTGGCCCTCGACGATGTGCAGTGGCTCGACCCGTCCAGCCATGCGGTGATCGCGTTCGCGGCGCGACGGCTGACCGGCCGGGTGGGTCTGCTGCTCACCGAGCGCAGTGAGCACGAAGGCGAAGGCGCCTGGCAGTGGCTGAAACTCGGCGAAGAAGCCGAGGTCGGCCGGGTGTACGTCGGCCCGCTGAGCCTGGGCGGTCTGCACGCGCTGGTCTCGGCGCGTCTGGGCCGGTCATTTCCGCGGCCGACCATGGTGCGGATCGCCGATATCTCCGGCGGAAACCCGTTCTACGCGCTCGAACTCGCCCGGGCGATCGAGACGGGCGCGTCGCAGTCGGTGTTGCCGGCGACGCTCGCCGAATTGATGCGCCAACGCATCGGCCGGCTGGAATCCGAGACGCAGGTCCTGTTGTTGGCCGCGGCGGCCGCGGCCACACCCACGGTTGATCTGCTCGCCCGCGTCACCCGCAACACCCCCGAGCGGACCCTCGAATTACTCGCCGAGGCAACGGAAAAGGGTATCGTCTCGATCGACGGTGACAGCGTCGCGTTCGCCCATCCGCTGCTGGCGCGCAGCGTCTACACCGACGCGACGCGCGGTGCGCGCCGAGCCATGCACCGGGCGCTGGCCGAAGAAGTTTCCAGCCCCGAATCGCGGGCCCGGCACATGGCGCTGGCGGCGTCGAGCGCGGACCCGTCGACGCTGGAGGCGCTCGACGAGGCGGCGGCCACCGCGTGGGCGCGGGGCGCGCCCGCGGCCGCGGCCGAACTGCTCGAACTGGCGATCGGACTGGGCGGCGACACCCCGGTGCGACGGATCGACGCCGCCGACCAATACCTGCACGCCGGGGATCTCCCCCGTGCCGAGAAGCTGCTGGAGGGACTGACTGACCGGGTGCCCCGCGGTGTGCACCGCGCGATGGCGCTGAACCTGTTGGCGTCCATGCGAATTCACAACAACAGCTTCAGCCAGGCCGTCGTGATGCTCGAGCAGGCGCTCAAACACGACGAGGGCGACCGCGAGGTCCGGGTCCGCACGCTGCTGCTGTTGTCCTACGCCCAACTCAACGAGGGCGACTTCGGCCGGGCACTGCAGAACGTCGAACGGGCCGCGGCCTACGCCGAGGACGTCGGCCACCACGACCTGACGAGCCAGGTGCTGGCGGTACGCGCGACCATCGCCTGCATGTGCGGACGTGGCATCGACTGGGCCAGCATCCAGCGGGCACTCGCCTTGCAGGACACGCATAGCCAGGCGCCGATCGCATTCCGACCCAAGGCGAACAACGCGCTGCTGTTGGCGTGGGCGGGTCGGCTGGAAGAGGCCAGCCAGCAGATGGCCGTGGTGCGCAACCGGTGCATCGAGCGCGGCGCGGAAACGGACCTGATCTTCGTCGCGGTGTTCACCGCGCTGATCGAGATCTGGCGCGGCCGCTACGAGGAGGCGGCCCGGATCGCGGCGGAGACCGTCGAACGCTCCCAACAGCTGGGCGGCGAACACATGCGCATCATCGCGAAAGTCATCCAGTCGCTTGTGGCGTCGTACACAGGCCGAGAGGCTGCAACACGTTCCGCGGCAAGGGAAGCGATGGAGCTCGCCGCGGGATGCGGTTCCCCGCGGTTGGCGGATTGGGCCGCGGTGAGCGTCGGCTTCCTCGAGGTCTCGCTCGGCAATCACGAGCGGGCGCTGCAGACGCTGCAGCCATTGATCGAGCGGTTCCCCTACATCCCGGGCACCGAGATCATCACGGTCGAGTACGTGCCGGATGCGGTCGAGGCGATGATCGCTCTTGGCCGCGTCGACGAAGCCGTGCCGATGATCGAGACGCTGGAGACCAACGGTCGGATGGTGGACCGGGCGTGGATGTTGGCGGTTGGTGCGCGGGGCCGCAGCTTGTGGTTGGCCGCGCGCGGGGATGTCCCGGCGGCCGTCAGCATGGCCGAGAAGGCGTTGACGCATCACGAATGGCTGCCGATGCCGTTCGAGCGGGCGCGCACACTTTTGTTGCTCGGCCAGTTGCAGCGCCGGCAGCGGCAGAAAGACACGGCGCGGGCGACGTTGAACGAGGCGCTCGCGGTGTTCGAACAGCTCGGCACGCCGTTGTGGGCGGAGCGGGCGCGCGCGGAACTGGCGCGACTGAGCACGGCGCCCAGCGGGAACCTGGGGCTGACGGCGTCGGAGCAGCGGGTGGCCGAGCTGGTCGCGACGGGGATGACGACGAAGGATGTGGCGGCCGCGTTGTTCATCAGCCCGAAGACGGTCGAGACGAACCTGTCGCGGATCTACCGCAAGCTGGGTATCAAGTCGCGCGCGGAGCTCGGCCGGATCTTCGGCGACGAGGGCTAG